AGGTCCCATTCTGGAAATTGAAGGGATATACATGCTTCCCAAATTTGTGGTCACGGTCACTTTTCCATGCAATGTTCTTCCGGTTAACCCTCAATTCTGCTGTCCCAcgaataaatgtgtatgtgtcattGAACAAACTCCAAGCTATCAACCCACAAGGGACAACAGGAAGACCATTGTTGGACTCTTCAGGTTTACAGGAGCTTGTGTCATTGTATTTTAGTCCATGTAAGAGCTGCTGATCACTTCTACTTTTGACATACCTGCAAAATATTGAAAAGCTGGTTATGCAAAAATTACAGGATGCTGAAACAACAACTGATATTATTTAAAACATGGAAATGCATAGAAACCAAGCCAAAAAAGCAACTAAGGTTTTAGAAGGTTGCACCATTAAAAAACAAGTAAACTAAGGTAGAATTTTCATGAAAACCAAAGGACTACTGCAAGGATTCTCTCAATGGTTCCTTTAATCAGTTTATGGCACTACCAGCTTCCCACAGAACCTAATGGTGAAAGGCCAATCGTACTGACTAACAGTAAGTGAAAAGATAAATAGAAATGAAGAAGCCAATTAATGCTAAAGAAACTAAAGGAAAATTTTGTGCAAAATGAAGCAATCATACTCACCACTAAATTGGAGATAGAAAGGAAAGAACTCTCACCTTCGGTGATTTTGATAATAATTATCGAGCTGATAATATATGTAGATTGGAGCTTTCATATACTTGTGCACCTACATGGCAATTTAAAAACAAAATCACCAAATGAAACTCaagaaaattcagatttgatgACTCAAGGAACTCGAGAGTTATGGTCTCGATTTTGCATAGTACTTGGCATATGGCTGATGATGAGAAGCCTAGTTGGGAAATTAAGTAGGCCTTCATAGCCTTGTTTTGATATTCTTAAACAGGAATTGCAAATTTTATCTTTTAGGAAGCAATTTTGTAATTTCCTATTGTGATGGAAAGACTGTATGGATGTCTAGgactttttatttttgttttcaggtcaatttgattcCTTATTGGTTTAGGATAGCATCAATTCTTGTAGTTTTATTTAGGATTAATTTGAGCTGATAACTACCTATTTTTGTAATGCTTATTATTCAGTTTTAAGTCAATATAAAAATTTCCTGCAAATGTTACTCTTAGACTGTGTGATGCCTATGGAACATTAGGTGTGATGCCTTGGAAAGCTTCACAGATCTCATATGATAAGAATGGCTgggcttcaaatttcaatacgtTATGAAAATTTGCCAAAAGACAAGTTAATGCCCAGAGAAAAAGTATAACCTTCAAGATGCGAGTGCAATTTTTGGGAACTGAAGTATCCTTGATATATGACGCCTTGTTTCCTTTAAATTCCTCAGGTACACAATCTGCATCATATCGGTCCACGATTTCAAGCACCTAAAAAACCATTGAAGTCTGTGCTTAATTATGGGTTTCCTTTAAGCTAAAATGTAAACAGGAGAAATGAAAAGCCTCATGGTAAGCTAATGCAAGTAGAGAAGGCATTTACACCACGAGAAGCATGAAGAGTGACAAGCCCGATGGGAATAAAAACAAAACCCAGCAACAAAAGTGTAGCAATAACCTGCAAAGGGGACAGTCAATCCTACATGAACAAATGATAATAGCATGTGAGAGAAAGATTCAGATATACATTGTAGCTTTCACACACTCACCCATGCTGGTGTTAAGACAGGTTTGCAAGCTGGAAGACTTTGCTGTTTGAACTGAGAAAGAAAAGCTGCCAGGCAATGACACAAAACAGAATAAGTATTCAAAGAAGTAGATGAGAGTTTGAGAGGGTGAAATGGACAAGTATTTTAAAAAACCACTGTTTAGTATCCCACATTGGTTAGGTATGTGGCTAATGTGCCCTTATAAAAGACTTGGGCAATCTTCCTCCCTTGAGCTAGCTTTTGGGGTGAGTTAAATCCGGTCCATTTTCTTATCATGGTATCAAAGCAAAAATGCATGGTGGCCCGAGCCCCAACGAGCCAAAACCTATGAGCTAAGCCCCAATGAACCAGACTAAGGTAATCTATGGGCTAGCCTAGTGTGCTAGACCCTAAGCGTAGAGCCAGACCCAAGTTAGATGGGCCACCCATGCAATGGCAAGTGACAACTGGGACCACGAGCCCTTGTGAGTTGAGTTGAACTCAGTtgaacttgagggggagtgctaGAGTATGGCTTGTGGGAACAAGTCCCACATCAATAAtgtacaagaaaattaaagggcATATAAGTGTTGGCAAACTAAAACCAAAATAGCCTAAGCCATTTTGGTGATGGAAAGTCCAGTTCAGCTTTTAGCCTTACTAGTTTGATATTCACACTCCTGAGTCCGTAATTCTCAACAATCACATCTAACTTGCAACTGTCTATACATTAGATGTCCAAATTTGAGACTTAAAAtggaaaatgaatgaaaaattcaTTTATTACCATGAAGACTACATAGATGGGCATGGGCTGCAACAAGACTGCAACTATGGATACAGGCATGGATTACAATGGGACTGAATCGAGAGGGATTATCAATTCTTTTAAAAGAAGAGCAGAGAATGTTAGTGATAACAGTAAGCACAAAACTAACATGGAACTAGGACACAGTTTTTGGCTGAGTTCATTACTAAGTTGTTCCTCTATCTATTTAAATAATTTGAGTTGGGACTCCTCCATGGTAGAAGTGATATCTAACACCACAGTAATGCAGGTTCATTAgggggaaaaaaaagaagaaagaaagagaccAGGACCTGCAGAAATGCACATAAGCATAGATAACTACATAGCTCTGCATACATGCAGAAATGAACATATGCATAGATAACTGCATAACTCTGCCCATAAAACTAAGAAGCAACAAAGTTGGAAGAAATTAAAAAGACTAATCACCTTTACATTGCCCAGAATGTATTGGAATTGATCGAACTCTTGTAGAATCTGATGAGGTACTTCCCCCATCCACATCCATCAATTCTGAACTTCAGCAATAACAATGTGCAAATATCCAAATCCTATGAGAGTAATCCTCGATGTCCAACAGTAATCACACAAGAAGTTCACTATATTTACAGGAGCTGCAccatattagaaaaaaaaaaagaaaagacatCGCTATAGATGCTCATTTAGGCTAAATGCAAAGGTGAAAACGTTTCAATGTTCGATTTCTAATTGCCAAGCAACCTCGAgaacagagaaataataaaatcTTGTGTTTTCAAGTGAAATGGAGTCCAAAACTTTGGCTGATTTAAGTTCGGGCCCTGAACTTGAGGGTCCATTTTTCTTAGGAACCAGGCATCTTAGAAACCTAAAATCATAAATGCAATGTTATATATTTCCCTCCTCCCTCTGTTTTTTTGCATCAAAACAAATAGGGAATAAATCCATTCCAACAAATTAAAtggtaattattttctttttttcttttttctttttacataatttttcttacCTAAAGTATATATcagtttttttttaacaaaaaaaccTCAACCAAGCCAAATAGTTTAATTTTGCTTAGTTGAATGGCTACCATACTGAGTTTTAAAAGAAGTGAGAAAATTTCAACTAATCCTTACAGCTATATTTCACAGTTTCAGAAACATATTCCTAGTAGGGCATAAACAGAAGTAAATAAGAGTCAGGAAGCCAATGTACTACATCCCAAATAAGCCCCACAAAATTCAAATAACAAAACCATGCATTTTAAAAAGTGTGGATTGTTATGCGATCCATGATATGCTCCAAATATTTTTGGAGAGTTTTGAATAATAATCTAAGCATATAAAAGTGCTTCTGGATTTCAACTTTTCAATTGTCTTCTCCCATTGTAAGCctcaaaattttaagtgaatcTCAGCAATAATACACACAAAAACAGCTCTTGTTGTCCAAAATTTTTAACATTAAGAATCCAAATTTCGAGCTTCACTTGTTCACATTTCCAgacaatttctttaaaaaaaaaaaagccgccACAGACAAAACATCAATTATATAAGCACAAATCACatataatctaatatatttacaaacacaaatgcaTTCAAATTGCCAAATGAAGAACACTACAACTATCTAAATCGCGCATTAAGTTCAAATGAGTAAAACAACTAAAATAGATACTCGCATCAAGTAATGAATGATCacgaaaatgagaaaaaaagggcTCCAATTTTCCTTCAAAATCCTACATTTCCTAGGGAACCAAGCGGGGAGAGAAATAGAAATAGCTCCTAAAAAACACTCTTTTCTCTTTGCAGTTAACCTAAGCTGGACTAGGAATtgatagaaaaagagaaatcaatGATAAGAAATGCTGGAGACAACAGAGATAAAAGAGAGAGAAGATAAATACCATGAAGATTCCCTGAAATAAAGATGAAAATTTGTTAGGGTTTGTGATTTGGAGAAGAAGCAAGGAATTGCTTCCGTCGAGAATCTTGGTATCTGTGTGTCTGTAATTTTCAGTTATTTTCTACCTTCCGTCCACATTTCAGCCAGCCGAACCCAACCAAATGACATGCCGTTTAGAGACTACGACCGGTCACTCGacactaggaaattattatttcgtCAACGATATGTCGTTTATTTGATAGCAGGTCTTTTATTCGTCAACTTTTTTAATTTGTCTCCTAAGCCAACACAACACTGTCAAAGTCTTTCCAGCCTCTAACTGCAATGCTCCAAGCTCAACGGTCAAGCAACTTTCTTGGCCGAATTTTCCCTCATAAATTCTTACACCAAACAAGACCATTCACTGTCTACTCTTCCCTCCTCAATCTCTGCAAAAAGCCCCAGCACCTTCAACAAATTCATGCAAGATTTATCCTCCATGGCCTTCACCAGAACACCACACTCTCTTCCAAATTGGTCGACTCATATGCCAATCTTGGCCTCCTTTACATTTCCAAACAAATCTTCAATTCTATCTCCAATCCCAATACCCTTTTGTACAACACAATTTTGAGAAACTTGGCCAAGTTTGGCGACTTTAAAAGTACACTTTTTTTGTACCAGAAAATGTGCTTAAATTCCATACATCCTGATGAGGAAACATACCCATTTGTTTTAAGTTCATGTTCTTGCTTGTTGGACGTTGTAAATGGAAAGGCGATTCATGGGCATCTCATAAAATTGGGTTTTGAGTCATTTTATTTGGTGGATACTGCTTCGATGGAGATGCATAGGAGTTTTGGTGATcttgagaaagaaagagagacaaTTGATGGGAAGTCTATTAATGATTTGGATTATTGGAATTGCTTGATTTTAGAGACCTCTAAAAGTGGGAATACGACGAAAAGTTTATGGTTTTATGAAAGAATGAGCATGGAGAAAACTGAGTCCCTCTCTGTTACTGTTGTTAAGTTGCTGAGGTCAACCGTTGAAATGGGCTCATTAAGGGCAGGAAGGGCTATTCATTGTGTGGTTGTTGTGTGTGGTTTATGTGAAGATTTATCTGTGAATACTGCCCTGCTAACAATGTACTCAAAGTTGAGGGGTTTAGCTGATGCAAGGTTAATATTTGAGAAAATGCCTGAGAAGGACTGTGTCGTGTGGAACATTATGATATCTGCATATTCTCAAAATGGTTATCCTGAGAAATCCATAGATTTGTTGAGATATATGGCGAAATCTGGGGTCAGAGCTGATATGTTTACCGCACTTCCTGCTGTTTCCTCCATCAAGCAGTTGAAATCTATTGAATCGGGCAAAGAAATGCATGCTCATGTGATAAGAAATGGGTCAGATTGTCAAGTATCAGTTCCTAATTCTCTTATTGACATGTACTGTGGATGTGATTGTTTGAACTATGCTCAAAAGATTTTCGAATTGTTGTCAATTAAGACTGCAGCTTCATGGAGCTCAATAGTTAAGGGATATGTAAACCATGATCGGTCTCTTGATGCTTTGTGTCTCTTCTCCAAGATGAAACTTGATGGACCTAGGGTCGATTTCATCACATTTATTAACATCTTGCCTGCTTGTGTGAATGTTGGGGCGTTAGAGCAAGTTAAATACCTTCATGGATACTCAATTAAATGTTGTATAACTAAGCTAGCATCTGTTAATACGGCTTTGCTTATCAGCTATGCAAAATGTGGATGCATAGAGATGGCAAGGAAGCTTTTTGATGAGGAGACTGTCAACAAGGATATAATCACTTGGAACTCAATGATCAGTGCATATGCCAAGCATGGAGCCT
The Hevea brasiliensis isolate MT/VB/25A 57/8 chromosome 18, ASM3005281v1, whole genome shotgun sequence genome window above contains:
- the LOC110631483 gene encoding putative ALA-interacting subunit 2, coding for MDVDGGSTSSDSTRVRSIPIHSGQCKAFLSQFKQQSLPACKPVLTPAWVIATLLLLGFVFIPIGLVTLHASRGVLEIVDRYDADCVPEEFKGNKASYIKDTSVPKNCTRILKVHKYMKAPIYIYYQLDNYYQNHRRYVKSRSDQQLLHGLKYNDTSSCKPEESNNGLPVVPCGLIAWSLFNDTYTFIRGTAELRVNRKNIAWKSDRDHKFGKHVYPFNFQNGTLIGGGKLDPNIPLGDQEDLIVWMRTSALPSFRKIYGRIEEDLEADDVIVVHLMNNYNTYSFGGKKKLVISTSSWLGGRNDFLGVAYIFVGSSAIILSLVFLLLHVKNPRPYGDTAYLSWNRKGISS
- the LOC110631478 gene encoding pentatricopeptide repeat-containing protein At1g11290, chloroplastic-like: MLQAQRSSNFLGRIFPHKFLHQTRPFTVYSSLLNLCKKPQHLQQIHARFILHGLHQNTTLSSKLVDSYANLGLLYISKQIFNSISNPNTLLYNTILRNLAKFGDFKSTLFLYQKMCLNSIHPDEETYPFVLSSCSCLLDVVNGKAIHGHLIKLGFESFYLVDTASMEMHRSFGDLEKERETIDGKSINDLDYWNCLILETSKSGNTTKSLWFYERMSMEKTESLSVTVVKLLRSTVEMGSLRAGRAIHCVVVVCGLCEDLSVNTALLTMYSKLRGLADARLIFEKMPEKDCVVWNIMISAYSQNGYPEKSIDLLRYMAKSGVRADMFTALPAVSSIKQLKSIESGKEMHAHVIRNGSDCQVSVPNSLIDMYCGCDCLNYAQKIFELLSIKTAASWSSIVKGYVNHDRSLDALCLFSKMKLDGPRVDFITFINILPACVNVGALEQVKYLHGYSIKCCITKLASVNTALLISYAKCGCIEMARKLFDEETVNKDIITWNSMISAYAKHGASSECFNLYRQMKQSNLEPDGITFLGLLTTCVNTGLVKEGQELFKEMMETYACHPSQEHYACMVDLLGRAGHVNEARELIKTMPFKPDAPVWGPLLSACKMQSETKLAEFAAEKLISMEPRNAGNYILLSNIYAAAGKWDGVAKMRSFLRDRGLKKTPGYSWLEINGCVHEFRVADRSHPKADDVHTVLRNLELEIKEAREQFELTILNADFLHFW